A part of Aegilops tauschii subsp. strangulata cultivar AL8/78 chromosome 2, Aet v6.0, whole genome shotgun sequence genomic DNA contains:
- the LOC141041000 gene encoding uncharacterized protein has protein sequence MREYMNYNLNQDHNMVMGHMTRLALAHTDLALEAVVQVLVFKDKVVRGALTSSPTRLSQLCRDIYDDQSSQLYGAVRITHLELIIWLKMPGRKGTITVHGDRKIGLECEEGDAAKKETLLDDLKETFDNLRIYKMMPNLAKCVFGMPAAKLLGFLVSERGIEANLEKIKAITSLAKPACVNDVQRLAGRIAALSQFISRLGEKAIPLYQMMTKIDQFFWSDAANEAFKALKKQLAEPPVLAAPIEKEPLLLYVAANRRAVSVAVVVERKDPGKEYLVQRPAYYVSEVLIESKQRYPHWQKLVYAVFMASRKLQQYFLGHPNIVVSSAPLGDIIQNREATGRVANWDIELGPHGLKYTPRTTIKSQALVDFINDWTELQMREDKPYNTYRTIHFDGSRQLERSGAGVILTSPHGDKFGYVLRLMFPCSNNAAEYEASLHGLHMAKEMNLSRVRCFGDSDLVAQQVSGSWDSKDPLMVAYRRAVDAIAGHFKGYQVEHIDRRKNEAADALC, from the exons ATGAGGGAGTACATGAATTACAACCTCAACCAGGACCACAACATGGTAATGGGCCACATGACGCGGCTGGCTCTGGCTCACACAGACCTGGCTTTGGAGGCGGTGGTTCAAGTTCTAGTTTTCAAGGACAAGGTGGTCAGGGGGGCTTTAACCAGCAGTCCaaccagg TTGAGCCAGCTGTGCCGCGATATTTACGATGATCAGAGCAGCCAGTTGtatggagccgtgaggatcacccaCCTCGAGTTGATAATCTGG cttaagatgccgggtcgcAAGGGTACTATCACAGTTCATGGTGATCGGAAAATAGGtctggaatgtgaggaaggtgatgctgC AAAGAAGGAAACTCTGTTGGATGATCTgaaagaaacctttgataatctccggatcTACAAGATGATGCCCAATCTGGCCAAGTGTGTCTTCGGTATGCCTGCAGccaagctcttgggcttcttggtctctgagagaggcattgaggctaacctgGAGAAAATCAAGGCAATAACATCACTAGCTAAGCCGGCTTgtgtcaatgatgttcaacggctggcgggtcgtattgcagcTTTAAGCCAGTTTATAAGCCGCCTCGGAGAGAAGGCTATTCCTCTATACCAGATGATGACGAAGATAGATCAATTTttttggagtgatgctgccaacGAGGCGTTCAAGGCGCTTAAAAAGCAGCTTGCTGAGCCGCCGGTTCTCGCAGCTCCCATTGAGAAGGAACCATTGCTCTTGTATGTAGCGGCAAACAGAAGAGCCGTCAGCGTTGCAGTCGTGGTGGAACGGAAGGATCCTGGTAAGGAGTATCTGGTTCAAAGACCAGcttattatgtcagtgaagtTCTGATTGagtcaaagcaaagatatcctcATTGGCAGAAGCTAGTATATGCGGTGTTTATGGCCAGTCGCAAATTGCAGCAGTATTTTCTTGGTCATCCTAATATTGTGGTTAGCTCAGCCCCTTTAGGTGATATAATTCAAAACCGAGAAGCCACAGGACGAGTGGCCAACTGGGACATTGAACTGGGACCTCATGGGTTGAAATATACCCCAAGGACAACTATCAAATCTCAAGctcttgtggatttcatcaatgactggacagagttgcagatgcGTGAAGATAAGCCGTACAACACTTACCGGACAATCCATTTTGATGGGTCTCGGCAGCTTGAgcgctcgggggctggagttatctTGACTTCCCCGCATGGTGATAAATTTGGTTACGTGCTACGATTAATGTTCCCTTGCagtaacaatgcagctgagtatgaagcctcGCTTCATGGTCTACACATGGccaaggagatgaatttaagccgggtcaGGTGCTTTGGTgattcagacttggtggctcagcaagtttcaggTAGTTGGGATTCTAAAGACCCACTCATGGTGGCTTATCGTCGAGCGGTTGACGCCATTgctggtcacttcaaaggttatcaagtggagcacattgatcgtaGAAAGAACGAGGCAGCCGAtgctttgtgttga